From Heterodontus francisci isolate sHetFra1 chromosome 9, sHetFra1.hap1, whole genome shotgun sequence, the proteins below share one genomic window:
- the zbtb1 gene encoding zinc finger and BTB domain-containing protein 1 encodes MPRLSHSDYVLQQLNNQREWGFLCDCCIIINDIYFRAHRAVLTACSSYFRMMFISQQQLTGNLSLSNVNISAECFDLILQIMYLGRVVCVPSDFEELRSAMTFLQLYYVPKSLDELQESDVKPAESTPLAFTHVKGSMMFGVRMYDDPLEVSKTTQREVSPEVNGVRAAPPPPLPPLPLLPSSMERLPRKQAASPPRKQSRAGLKGRLHHRFGKRYTCDCCGFVFSCEKLLNEHTLTCNSRRAPPRPDGAGEENGSDKTEMTCEEGPGGRADSSEIPTEESSENDTDSKGDLRDSATNTHLVKTEPEDTAAVDLRDLTVVQVVDDGELPSDEEKEERMAFEEAGKLYSSMPTQRRAPMGSSHQRMEQVKGHSGWTMDEKEEEEEEEEDEEEEEDGLEGALKLEPREESGSLLGPACELCGVALPESERSAHYVAHHMESVCACGKCGRILVKGGRLQEHAEHCLGTHDTIYAWQAGDELVPSLATAPTEVPSPEGPGHEVGRFVCQVCGGSFKQQCQLQEHMYRHAGCNFQCPQCARAFDQEKLWVEHISRCMFGQPAREATSERSDRRKHVCNLCGKAFYQRCHLREHFTTHTKEKEFACQICGKEFLRERLLRLHLDMHRGDARYVCPRCGQGSYRKHDHLRHMVSHLVGREVICEVCFQVFGDGESLERHTDVHLHACTLCGDKFKLKKDLTMHHLTSHTKKV; translated from the coding sequence ATGCCAAGGCTGAGCCACAGTGATTACGTTCTCCAGCAGTTGAATAACCAGAGGGAGTGGGGCTTCCTGTGTGACTGCTGCATCATCATCAATGACATTTACTTCCGGGCCCACAGGGCGGTGCTGACAGCCTGCAGCTCTTATTTCCGCATGATGTTCATCAGCCAGCAGCAGTTGACGGGGAACCTCAGCCTgagcaatgtcaatatcagtgctgAGTGCTTTGACCTCATCCTGCAGATCATGTACCTGGGGAGGGTGGTGTGTGTCCCCTCTGACTTTGAGGAGCTGCGTTCTGCCATGACCTTCCTACAGCTCTACTACGTGCCCAAGAGCTTGGACGAGCTGCAGGAGAGCGATGTCAAGCCTGCAGAGTCCACACCATTGGCTTTCACCCATGTCAAAGGCTCCATGATGTTCGGGGTCCGTATGTACGATGACCCACTGGAGGTGAGCAAGACGACCCAGAGGGAGGTGAGTCCCGAGGTCAACGGGGTCCGTGCTGCCCCTCCACCCCCCCTGCCCCCTCTCCCGCTGCTGCCGTCGAGCATGGAGCGCCTGCCCAGGAAGCAGGCTGCCAGCCCTCCCCGCAAGCAGAGCCGAGCTGGGCTGAAGGGGCGTCTTCACCACCGCTTCGGCAAGCGCTACACCTGTGATTGCTGCGGCTTCGTGTTCAGCTGCGAGAAGCTGCTCAACGAACACACGCTGACATGCAACAGCAGGCGTGCACCGCCCAGACCGGATGGGGCAGGGGAGGAGAACGGGTCTGACAAGACTGAGATGACTTGTGAGGAGGGCCCTGGTGGGCGGGCGGACTCATCGGAGATTCCAACTGAGGAGAGCTCGGAAAACGACACTGACTCCAAGGGGGACCTCCGGGACTCTGCAACCAACACTCACCTGGTGAAAACCGAGCCTGAAGACACAGCAGCTGTTGACCTCCGAGACTTAACCGTGGTCCAGGTGGTCGATGATGGCGAACTGCCCTCAGATGAGGAAAAGGAAGAACGCATGGCCTTTGAGGAAGCTGGCAAACTCTACAGCAGCATGCCCACCCAGAGGAGGGCGCCTATGGGCAGCAGCCACCAGCGGATGGAGCAGGTCAAGGGTCACTCCGGCTGGACGATggacgagaaggaggaggaggaagaggaagaggaggatgaggaagaggaggaggatggaCTGGAAGGTGCCTTGAAGTTGGAGCCGCGGGAGGAGAGCGGCAGTCTCCTGGGGCCGGCTTGCGAGCTGTGTGGTGTGGCACTGCCCGAAAGTGAACGTTCCGCTCACTATGTGGCACATCACATGGAGAGCGTGTGTGCTTGTGGCAAGTGTGGCCGGATCCTGGTGAAGGGGGGTCGGCTCCAGGAGCACGCTGAGCACTGCCTGGGTACACATGACACGATCTACGCCTGGCAAGCTGGAGATGAACTGGTCCCCTCCTTGGCCACGGCCCCTACCGAGGTCCCCTCACCTGAGGGCCCAGGGCATGAGGTGGGCAGGTTTGTGTGCCAGGTGTGCGGGGGCAGCTTCAAGCAGCAGTGCCAGCTCCAGGAGCACATGTACCGGCACGCAGGCTGCAACTTCCAGTGCCCGCAGTGCGCCCGAGCCTTCGACCAGGAGAAGCTGTGGGTCGAGCACATCTCCCGCTGCATGTTTGGTCAGCCTGCCCGCGAGGCCACGTCTGAGCGCAGTGACCGGCGGAAACACGTCTGCAACCTCTGCGGCAAGGCCTTCTACCAACGCTGCCATCTGCGGGAACACTTCACCACCCACACCAAGGAGAAGGAGTTTGCCTGCCAGATCTGCGGCAAGGAATTCCTGAGGGAGCGTCTGCTGCGCCTCCACCTCGACATGCACCGAGGCGACGCGCGCTATGTCTGCCCCAGGTGTGGCCAGGGCAGCTACCGCAAACACGACCATCTCCGCCACATGGTGTCACACCTGGTGGGCAGGGAGGTCATCTGCGAGGTCTGCTTCCAGGTGTTTGGGGACGGCGAGTCACTGGAACGTCACACTGACGTCCACCTTCATGCCTGCACCCTGTGCGGTGACAAGTTCAAGCTGAAGAAGGACCTGACCATGCATCATCTGACCAGCCACACCAAGAAAGTGTGA